The proteins below come from a single Mus musculus strain C57BL/6J chromosome 5, GRCm38.p6 C57BL/6J genomic window:
- the Oas1e gene encoding 2'-5' oligoadenylate synthetase 1E isoform 1 (isoform 1 is encoded by transcript variant 1): MARELFRTPIWRLDNFIEDQLLPDTTFLTELRADIDSISAFLKERCFQGATHPMRVARVVMGGSYDEHNALKGRSEANMVVFFNDLTSFEDQLKWQQVFIEEIRKHLLQLQQEKPCKLKFEVQSSEEPNTRSLTFKLCSPERQQEVEFDVQPAYDALYEGGYCKSFESINYNKVYAQLIHECTTLEKEGEFSICFTDLHQSFLRYRAPKLWNLIRLVKHWYQLCKEKLRGPLPPQYALELLTVYVWEFGVQDSFGLHAAQCFRTVLELVTKYKCLLIYWTWFYDFRPEISDYLHGQIKKARPLILDPADPTRNVAGSDLQAWDLLAKEAQTWIHSNFFRNCDMSLVNGWEVSLPTVFSGSQAVMDREERKLDFHLSTCWEVLSNSG; encoded by the exons ATGGCGAGGGAACTCTTCAGAACCCCAATCTGGAGGCTGGATAACTTCATAGAGGATCAACTCCTTCCTGACACCACCTTCCTTACTGAGCTCAGAGCAGACATCGACTCCATAAGTGCTTTCCTGAAGGAGAGATGCTTCCAAGGTGCCACCCACCCTATGAGGGTCGCCAGGGTTGTGATG GGAGGCTCCTATGATGAACACAATGCACTCAAGGGAAGGTCAGAGGCCAACATGGTGGTGTTCTTTAATGATCTCACCAGCTTTGAGGACCAGTTAAAGTGGCAGCAAGTGTTCATTGAAGAAATTCGGAAACACCTGCTCCAGTTGCAGCAAGAGAAGCCATGTAAACTCAAGTTTGAGGTGCAGAGCTCAGAGGAGCCCAACACCAGGTCTCTGACCTTCAAGCTGTGCTCCCCAGAGCGCCAGCAGGAGGTGGAATTTGATGTGCAGCCAGCCTATGATGCTCTGT ATGAAGGGGGATACTGCAAGTCCTTTGAATCCATTAACTACAACAAAGTCTACGCCCAACTCATCCATGAGTGCACCACCCTGGAGAAGGAGGGCGAGTTCTCCATCTGCTTCACCGACCTTCATCAGAGCTTCCTGAGGTATCGTGCGCCCAAGCTCTGGAACCTCATCCGTCTGGTCAAGCACTGGTATCAACTG TGTAAGGAGAAGCTGAGGGGACCGCTGCCTCCACAGTATGCCCTGGAGCTGCTCACAGTCTACGTCTGGGAATTTGGGGTCCAAGACAGCTTTGGACTCCATGCAGCCCAGTGCTTCCGAACGGTCTTAGAACTGGTCACCAAGTACAAATGCCTTCTAATCTACTGGACATGGTTTTATGACTTTCGACCTGAGATCTCTGACTACCTGCACGGACAGATCAAAAAAGCCAG GCCTCTGATCCTGGATCCGGCAGACCCAACAAGGAACGTGGCTGGTTCAGACTTACAGGCATGGGACCTGCTGGCAAAGGAGGCTCAGACCTGGATACATTCAAATTTTTTTAGGAACTGTGATATGTCCCTTGTGAATGGCTGGGAAGTGTCG CTTCCAACAGTGTTCTCTGGGAGTCAGGCTGTGATGGACAGAGAAGAACGCAAGCTCGACTTCCATCTGTCCACCTGTTGGGAGGTTCTGTCCAATAGTGGCTGA
- the Oas1e gene encoding 2'-5' oligoadenylate synthetase 1E isoform 2 (isoform 2 is encoded by transcript variant 2), whose product MARELFRTPIWRLDNFIEDQLLPDTTFLTELRADIDSISAFLKERCFQGATHPMRVARVVMGGSYDEHNALKGRSEANMVVFFNDLTSFEDQLKWQQVFIEEIRKHLLQLQQEKPCKLKFEVQSSEEPNTRSLTFKLCSPERQQEVEFDVQPAYDALYEGGYCKSFESINYNKVYAQLIHECTTLEKEGEFSICFTDLHQSFLRYRAPKLWNLIRLVKHWYQLCKEKLRGPLPPQYALELLTVYVWEFGVQDSFGLHAAQCFRTVLELVTKYKCLLIYWTWFYDFRPEISDYLHGQIKKARPLILDPADPTRNVAGSDLQAWDLLAKEAQTWIHSNFFRNCDMSLVNGWEVSPEKQ is encoded by the exons ATGGCGAGGGAACTCTTCAGAACCCCAATCTGGAGGCTGGATAACTTCATAGAGGATCAACTCCTTCCTGACACCACCTTCCTTACTGAGCTCAGAGCAGACATCGACTCCATAAGTGCTTTCCTGAAGGAGAGATGCTTCCAAGGTGCCACCCACCCTATGAGGGTCGCCAGGGTTGTGATG GGAGGCTCCTATGATGAACACAATGCACTCAAGGGAAGGTCAGAGGCCAACATGGTGGTGTTCTTTAATGATCTCACCAGCTTTGAGGACCAGTTAAAGTGGCAGCAAGTGTTCATTGAAGAAATTCGGAAACACCTGCTCCAGTTGCAGCAAGAGAAGCCATGTAAACTCAAGTTTGAGGTGCAGAGCTCAGAGGAGCCCAACACCAGGTCTCTGACCTTCAAGCTGTGCTCCCCAGAGCGCCAGCAGGAGGTGGAATTTGATGTGCAGCCAGCCTATGATGCTCTGT ATGAAGGGGGATACTGCAAGTCCTTTGAATCCATTAACTACAACAAAGTCTACGCCCAACTCATCCATGAGTGCACCACCCTGGAGAAGGAGGGCGAGTTCTCCATCTGCTTCACCGACCTTCATCAGAGCTTCCTGAGGTATCGTGCGCCCAAGCTCTGGAACCTCATCCGTCTGGTCAAGCACTGGTATCAACTG TGTAAGGAGAAGCTGAGGGGACCGCTGCCTCCACAGTATGCCCTGGAGCTGCTCACAGTCTACGTCTGGGAATTTGGGGTCCAAGACAGCTTTGGACTCCATGCAGCCCAGTGCTTCCGAACGGTCTTAGAACTGGTCACCAAGTACAAATGCCTTCTAATCTACTGGACATGGTTTTATGACTTTCGACCTGAGATCTCTGACTACCTGCACGGACAGATCAAAAAAGCCAG GCCTCTGATCCTGGATCCGGCAGACCCAACAAGGAACGTGGCTGGTTCAGACTTACAGGCATGGGACCTGCTGGCAAAGGAGGCTCAGACCTGGATACATTCAAATTTTTTTAGGAACTGTGATATGTCCCTTGTGAATGGCTGGGAAGTGTCG CCAGAGAAACAATAA
- the Oas1c gene encoding inactive 2'-5' oligoadenylate synthetase 1C yields the protein MENGLCSIQARELDEFICDYLFPDTTFLTELRADIDSISAFLKERCFQGAAHPVRVSRVVMGGSYDEHTALKGKSEAKMVLFFNNLTSFEEQLKRRGEFVEEIQKHLCQLQQEKPFKVKFEVQSSEEPNSRSLSFKLSSPELQQEVEFDVQPAYDVLYELRNNTYAEPQFYNKVYAQLIHECTTLEKEGDFSICFTDLHQNFMRYRAPKLWNLIRLVKHWYQLCKEKLREPLPPQYALELLTVYVWEHSNKNQEKVTTAKNFRTFLELVAYYKNLRIYWTWYYDFRHQEVCAYLCRQLKKARPLILDPADPTRNVAGSDLQAWDLLAKEAQTWMQSSCFRNCDMSFVPTWDLSPERQECAFQ from the exons ATGGAGAATGGTCTCTGCAGCATCCAAGCCAGGGAGCTGGACGAGTTCATATGTGATTACCTCTTTCCTGACACCACCTTCCTTACTGAGCTCAGAGCAGACATCGACTCCATAAGTGCTTTCCTGAAGGAGAGATGCTTCCAAGGTGCCGCCCATCCTGTGAGGGTCTCCAGGGTTGTGATG GGCGGCTCCTATGATGAACACACTGCACTCAAGGGCAAGTCAGAGGCCAAAATGGTGTTGTTCTTTAACAATCTCACCAGCTTTGAGGAGCAGTTAAAGCGACGGGGAGAGTTCGTTGAGGAAATTCAGAAACACCTGTGTCAGCTGCAGCAAGAGAAACCATTTAAAGTGAAGTTTGAGGTGCAGAGCTCAGAGGAGCCCAACTCCAGGTCTCTGAGCTTCAAGCTGAGCTCCCCCGAGCTCCAGCAGGAGGTGGAATTTGATGTGCAGCCAGCCTATGATGTCCTAT ATGAACTGAGAAACAACACGTATGCTGAACCCCAATTCTACAACAAAGTCTACGCCCAACTCATCCATGAGTGCACCACCCTGGAGAAGGAGGGCGATTTCTCCATCTGCTTCACCGACCTCCATCAGAACTTCATGAGGTATCGTGCGCCCAAGCTCTGGAACCTCATCCGTCTGGTCAAGCACTGGTATCAACTG TGTAAGGAGAAGCTGAGGGAGCCGCTGCCCCCACAGTACGCCCTGGAGCTGCTCACTGTCTATGTATGGGAACATTcgaataaaaatcaagaaaaagtaaCCACAGCCAAGAACTTCCGGACCTTCTTAGAACTGGTCGCCTATTACAAGAATCTTCGAATCTACTGGACATGGTATTATGACTTCCGACATCAAGAGGTCTGTGCCTACCTGTGCAGACAGCTCAAAAAAGCCAG GCCTCTGATCCTGGATCCAGCAGACCCAACAAGGAACGTGGCTGGTTCAGACTTACAGGCATGGGACCTGCTGGCAAAGGAGGCTCAGACCTGGATGCAGTCCTCTTGCTTTAGAAACTGTGATATGTCCTTTGTGCCCACCTGGGATTTGTCG CCAGAGAGACAAGAATGTGCCTTCCAGTGA
- the Oas1c gene encoding inactive 2'-5' oligoadenylate synthetase 1C isoform X2, translating to MCKETDLAFSGFLLEKRLLHDELRNNTYAEPQFYNKVYAQLIHECTTLEKEGDFSICFTDLHQNFMRYRAPKLWNLIRLVKHWYQLCKEKLREPLPPQYALELLTVYVWEHSNKNQEKVTTAKNFRTFLELVAYYKNLRIYWTWYYDFRHQEVCAYLCRQLKKARPLILDPADPTRNVAGSDLQAWDLLAKEAQTWMQSSCFRNCDMSFVPTWDLSPERQECAFQ from the exons ATGTGTAAGGAAACTGACCTGGCTTTCTCGGGATTTCTTCTGGAAAAAAGGCTGTTACACG ATGAACTGAGAAACAACACGTATGCTGAACCCCAATTCTACAACAAAGTCTACGCCCAACTCATCCATGAGTGCACCACCCTGGAGAAGGAGGGCGATTTCTCCATCTGCTTCACCGACCTCCATCAGAACTTCATGAGGTATCGTGCGCCCAAGCTCTGGAACCTCATCCGTCTGGTCAAGCACTGGTATCAACTG TGTAAGGAGAAGCTGAGGGAGCCGCTGCCCCCACAGTACGCCCTGGAGCTGCTCACTGTCTATGTATGGGAACATTcgaataaaaatcaagaaaaagtaaCCACAGCCAAGAACTTCCGGACCTTCTTAGAACTGGTCGCCTATTACAAGAATCTTCGAATCTACTGGACATGGTATTATGACTTCCGACATCAAGAGGTCTGTGCCTACCTGTGCAGACAGCTCAAAAAAGCCAG GCCTCTGATCCTGGATCCAGCAGACCCAACAAGGAACGTGGCTGGTTCAGACTTACAGGCATGGGACCTGCTGGCAAAGGAGGCTCAGACCTGGATGCAGTCCTCTTGCTTTAGAAACTGTGATATGTCCTTTGTGCCCACCTGGGATTTGTCG CCAGAGAGACAAGAATGTGCCTTCCAGTGA
- the Oas1c gene encoding inactive 2'-5' oligoadenylate synthetase 1C isoform X1: MENGLCSIQARELDEFICDYLFPDTTFLTELRADIDSISAFLKERCFQGAAHPVRVSRVVMGGSYDEHTALKGKSEAKMVLFFNNLTSFEEQLKRRGEFVEEIQKHLCQLQQEKPFKVKFEVQSSEEPNSRSLSFKLSSPELQQEVEFDVQPAYDVLYELRNNTYAEPQFYNKVYAQLIHECTTLEKEGDFSICFTDLHQNFMRYRAPKLWNLIRLVKHWYQLCKEKLREPLPPQYALELLTVYVWEHSNKNQEKVTTAKNFRTFLELVAYYKNLRIYWTWYYDFRHQEASDPGSSRPNKERGWFRLTGMGPAGKGGSDLDAVLLL, encoded by the exons ATGGAGAATGGTCTCTGCAGCATCCAAGCCAGGGAGCTGGACGAGTTCATATGTGATTACCTCTTTCCTGACACCACCTTCCTTACTGAGCTCAGAGCAGACATCGACTCCATAAGTGCTTTCCTGAAGGAGAGATGCTTCCAAGGTGCCGCCCATCCTGTGAGGGTCTCCAGGGTTGTGATG GGCGGCTCCTATGATGAACACACTGCACTCAAGGGCAAGTCAGAGGCCAAAATGGTGTTGTTCTTTAACAATCTCACCAGCTTTGAGGAGCAGTTAAAGCGACGGGGAGAGTTCGTTGAGGAAATTCAGAAACACCTGTGTCAGCTGCAGCAAGAGAAACCATTTAAAGTGAAGTTTGAGGTGCAGAGCTCAGAGGAGCCCAACTCCAGGTCTCTGAGCTTCAAGCTGAGCTCCCCCGAGCTCCAGCAGGAGGTGGAATTTGATGTGCAGCCAGCCTATGATGTCCTAT ATGAACTGAGAAACAACACGTATGCTGAACCCCAATTCTACAACAAAGTCTACGCCCAACTCATCCATGAGTGCACCACCCTGGAGAAGGAGGGCGATTTCTCCATCTGCTTCACCGACCTCCATCAGAACTTCATGAGGTATCGTGCGCCCAAGCTCTGGAACCTCATCCGTCTGGTCAAGCACTGGTATCAACTG TGTAAGGAGAAGCTGAGGGAGCCGCTGCCCCCACAGTACGCCCTGGAGCTGCTCACTGTCTATGTATGGGAACATTcgaataaaaatcaagaaaaagtaaCCACAGCCAAGAACTTCCGGACCTTCTTAGAACTGGTCGCCTATTACAAGAATCTTCGAATCTACTGGACATGGTATTATGACTTCCGACATCAAGAG GCCTCTGATCCTGGATCCAGCAGACCCAACAAGGAACGTGGCTGGTTCAGACTTACAGGCATGGGACCTGCTGGCAAAGGAGGCTCAGACCTGGATGCAGTCCTCTTGCTTTAG